The Alkalihalobacillus sp. TS-13 genomic interval GAACGAGTCCGGTCGCTGTTTCTTGAAGAGCAAGAACAGGGTCATAGTTTTGAACAGCGATATAAGCGACCGCACCGATGATGATCATGAAGGTTTGAGTCAACGGCAGAGCGATCAAACTGCCGACAATGGCACCTTTGTTCCGTTTGAACCAATTACGCTCAAACTTTGGAGCTTTAATGAAGCGTGAAATGGATGGAATATCAGCGGAGAGTGTAGCCCAGAAGCCCATGTTACTGAAGATGACGACTAAAAATGCAGTAAACGCTGCCCCACCTGTCACAGGGTTTTCAGTCCAAGTCCAAACGTTTCTGCCTTCGGCTGCGGCAGTACCCGATAATTCAAGGTAGATCCAGATTGAAATGAGGATGATCGTCGGTGCTGCCATATCGGCGAACCGCTCGACCGCTTTTATTCCTAAAGCTGTATTCAACAACTGCAAGAATGCGAAGATAAAGAAACATGCAAGCCAGTTATCAAATCCCCATAACATATTCAAAATTCCGTTCATGGCAGTTGCACCGAAATAGGTATTGATACCGAACCACATGGATGCAGCTACTCCACGGACGATGGAAGGGATATGTGTACCGATTGTTCCAAACGGAGCACGCATATAGACCGGAAACGACACACCATGTTCAATCCCGATATCTGCAATCAATGAAATGAATAGTCCGATTGCAATCGATCCAATGATCGTTGCCAATACGACTAGAGGTAAAGGCAGCGACATAACCCCTGCTCCACCAATTGCAAATGTTGCGAGTACAACAACCATCCCAACCCACATGAAGGAAAAACCTAGTGTTGTAATCTTTCTCCCGTCCTGACTGATTGGCAGCAGGTCAGGAGATTGCAAATAACTTTCCTGTTTTTTCATTACAATCACTCCTCATACCCTTTGTATAGTGCAATTGGTGTGTATCATGGTGGTTTAATAATATGCTGTCTCGTATCCTCCTTAGCACTTTATGTTGGAAACCGCCATCGTCCCCAAGTTGCATAGAACCGGGAACAATGGCACCCGGAACACTAGATTGTCAATTTTTCATCAACTGACTTCAACAATTGATTATAACGAGCACGTTTCAGATAATTTCCGGTTCCAGGCTTACCGACAAACTGCTTATCACGTATGACGAACTCCCCACGCGAAAGGACGGATACTGCTTCTCCAGTGACTTTCATTCCTTCAAATGCATTGTAATCGACCGCCATATGATGCGCTTTTGCGGAAATCGTACGTTCGACTGTCGGATCGAAAATCACGATATCTGCGTCCGCGCCGACTGTGATCGTTCCTTTCTTAGGGAACAATCCAAACAGTTTCGCAATCCGTGTCGACATGATATCGACGAATTGATTCAACGTGATCCTGCCTTTCTTGACTCCTTCTGAAAATAGAATGCTGACACGGTCTTCAATCATCGGTCCACCATTCGGAATCTTGGAGAAATCCCCTTTCCCCAAATCTTTTTGCCCTTTGAAATCAAAGGAACATTGGTCTGATCCTAATGTTTGCAGTTGACCGTTTTTCAGCGCATTCCAAAGGACATCCTGGTTCCACTTTTCACGTAACGGCGGTGACCAAACGAACTTAGCTCCTTCAAAGTCAGGTTTTTCAAGGTATGTTTGATCAAGCGTCAAGTATTGTGGGCATGTTTCCCCCCACACATCGAATCCCTTATTCCTTGCTTCTGCAATCTTCTCAACAGCATCTGCACAAGAAACATGGACGACATACAACTGCGACTTCGCCAGACCAGTTAATTGAGCAGCCCTGCCAGTTGCTTCTCCTTCCACTTCTGGCGGGCGAGTCAACGCATGGTAGATAGGATCGGTCTGCCCTTTATCCAAAGCTTCCTTCACAAGATAATCGATGACATCTCCGTTTTCCGCATGGACCATGACAAGACCGCCTTGTTCTTTTGCCATGACAAGCGTTTTGAACAGTGTTTCATCATCGGCTTGGAACACATTTTTATAAGCCATGAACACTTTGAAAGAAGTGATTCCTTCTTGATCCATGATTTGAGGCAATTGATTGAGCACATCTTCGTTCAATTCCGAAATCATCAAGTGGAAGCTGTAATCGATTACGGCTTTATCCTTCGATTTTGCATGCCATACATCGATCGCATTCTGGAGAGGTTCCCCTTTATTCGTTAAGCAAAAGTCGATAACAGTCGTGGTACCGCCGAAAGCTGCCGCAATCGTCCCTGTTTCAAAGTCATCCTTGGATACTGTTCCTCCGAACGGCATCTCCAAGTGTGTATGAGGATCGATTCCACCTGGGAATACATAACATCCTTTCGCCTCGATTTTTTCTGCACCTTGGTAATCGAGGTTTTCACCTATTGCGATAATCCGCTCGTTTTCTATTAAAATATCCGCACTGTACGTATCCGAAGCTGTGACAATCGTTCCGTTCTGAATGATTTTCTTCACGATCAAATCTCCTCCCAGACTTTATTATTATGCTTTGTTATCCTTTATTGTTGATTTTCGCGAAATTCACTCCCTTTCCGCGGGCAAACGAAAAGCGGAAGCGACCCGACAGTATTATTTAACCAAGCTATTATTTAATAGGATCCGCACTCTGGCTCCGAAGTGCCCCTAAAGTTGCCTGTCGGTCATTCCATGTCATCGGCGGGTGTTCACTAGGAACCTCAACCATATCGATTGCTCCATCGACAGGACAGACGATCGAACAAAGATTACAACCGACACAATCCTCTTCACGTACTTCCAAATAGGAATTGCCATGTCCGTCTTTCAGCATATCGATACATTGATGCGATGTATCCTCACAAGCAATATGGCACTTGTTACAGTTGATACAAACATCATTGTTGATACGGGCCACTATTTTATAATTGAGGTCCAGGTTCCCCCAATCTGAATACTTCGGAACCGACTTCCCGACAACCTCCTGTACAGAAGCAATCCCTTTTTCATCAAGGTAGTTGTTCAAGCCATCGATCATATCCTCTACGATACGGAACCCATGATGCATGGCAGCTGTACAAACCTGTACGTTAGAAGCCCCCATCAGCATGAACTCGACCGCATTCTGCCAATTCGAAACACCGCCCATGCCTGAAATCGGTACATTGATTCTCGGGCTGCGCGCACATTCGCCGACCATATTCAAAGCGATCGGTTTTACCGCTGGGCCACAATAACCGCCATGTGCTCCTTTTCCGCCAACA includes:
- a CDS encoding NCS1 family transporter; the protein is MKKQESYLQSPDLLPISQDGRKITTLGFSFMWVGMVVVLATFAIGGAGVMSLPLPLVVLATIIGSIAIGLFISLIADIGIEHGVSFPVYMRAPFGTIGTHIPSIVRGVAASMWFGINTYFGATAMNGILNMLWGFDNWLACFFIFAFLQLLNTALGIKAVERFADMAAPTIILISIWIYLELSGTAAAEGRNVWTWTENPVTGGAAFTAFLVVIFSNMGFWATLSADIPSISRFIKAPKFERNWFKRNKGAIVGSLIALPLTQTFMIIIGAVAYIAVQNYDPVLALQETATGLVLAILLLMIVLAQWSTNISANIVPAATIFSNVGGPKFPFWAGVFAAGVVGTVVQPWSLFGIIIPVLLIVGGILSAIVGILFADYYLLRKRRVNVYDLYKAEGQFKYAGGVNVAGFIAWIIGAVVSYFFPNYSFLIGFVLGAACYYLLCKYWYFQKYKQAEIEDPSDEKFLGITVGRDWNLDDENAEVELRDAK
- the hydA gene encoding dihydropyrimidinase: MKKIIQNGTIVTASDTYSADILIENERIIAIGENLDYQGAEKIEAKGCYVFPGGIDPHTHLEMPFGGTVSKDDFETGTIAAAFGGTTTVIDFCLTNKGEPLQNAIDVWHAKSKDKAVIDYSFHLMISELNEDVLNQLPQIMDQEGITSFKVFMAYKNVFQADDETLFKTLVMAKEQGGLVMVHAENGDVIDYLVKEALDKGQTDPIYHALTRPPEVEGEATGRAAQLTGLAKSQLYVVHVSCADAVEKIAEARNKGFDVWGETCPQYLTLDQTYLEKPDFEGAKFVWSPPLREKWNQDVLWNALKNGQLQTLGSDQCSFDFKGQKDLGKGDFSKIPNGGPMIEDRVSILFSEGVKKGRITLNQFVDIMSTRIAKLFGLFPKKGTITVGADADIVIFDPTVERTISAKAHHMAVDYNAFEGMKVTGEAVSVLSRGEFVIRDKQFVGKPGTGNYLKRARYNQLLKSVDEKLTI